The Phlebotomus papatasi isolate M1 chromosome 3, Ppap_2.1, whole genome shotgun sequence genomic sequence AGTGTAACATACCTTAAGGCGATTCCGGAGTTTTTCGCTGAGAAATGATTTGAAGATGTTATAGAGCGCGATAGCAAAAGTTGGCATATTAACGAAGTAAATAATTCGATGACGGAGTGGAAAGGTTGTCTGCCAGCACTGAGCAAATTCTTTGAGATGTGTCACTTTAAAGAGTCCCAAAAGTTCCAAGGAAATATAGGAACAGTCGAAGATTTGTGTTATCCCGCAAATTTGTGACCTTTCGTCATCACTCAAAATCTCAAAGATCAAATTAGTCAATCTCATTGCATGAGGAACTGTACTCCTCTTGGGATCGAAGTTGTCGGCTTGGAAAAGGACAACTGGACATCCGAAAGCATCAGGCTCTGGGAGAATTGTTATAATCCCATTGGTGATTAAGCGATCAATATCGGGATCTTGAGGATCTAAACATTCAAAGATATATGAAAGATTCTTGCGAGTTTGCAAGTAATTTTGAAGAAGTTCCAAGGCGTTTGGAACTGAGAATTTCTTTGTTCTGAGGAATCTCATTAGGAACTTTGCATCTGTTCGGCATCTCTTAATCTTCGGATGTTTCGATATCCACTCCCTCAGCTGATCGAGAGATTGGGATCGTAGATTTTCATCTTCTCTAAGTTCATTTCGAGCTTTAACAGCAAGATCACTATCCAATTTGCATTCATACTTGTCGGTATtcataattataaattaaaaagctttataaaatgaattttcacacaaaatatgCAACTAACTACACTTAGATTCACGGTCAGAAGAAGACTGACTGAAGACTGAAGACCGACGACACTTCAATTTTAATCGCAGTCATTGTGATTAGATAACTCTGTGGAAGAACCAAGGTTACAACTAAACTCTCAATTCATAGCTCACAATCATCCAAAGATCATTAATCATAAATGGAGAAATTATACTACTTTGTGTCATTTCCGTCAATTAGTGGACTAACAAGAGACATGCAATCTCCAATAGACATTCTGAAAATCATCTTATTAATCGGTGGTTTATTAAACTGcagtaaattaaattgaattactgATTTTACttcttatatttatttatttgcgaCAAAAAGGTTAAACATCAAGAGATCAAgacttatatgggcttcagacctaaggcttagccatatggcttaacttctctaatatcttatcagtcaagattttttggaaaattttggcataggattggtttattaagggcaaatgacctattacattttgagaaatcaataaaatcggttgctgtttaaggttttgagaccctcgggaactgggctaaacctctagtctgaagacggtcttaccgTCTGGGTGGTACCATCCACTCCTAAAAATTCAACATTCTTAAGAGATGGTTGTTTATAAATTACAATTTATCTAAATTGTCAATTATACAATTATACAATGCCAATTTATCTAAATATTCACTGGGCTATAAATTAAACAACCTTGATTCACAAGAATAAGCAGCTATTAAAGTAGGGTGCGGCTGAGTGCCTGATAAATAGTATAGTATAGactaaatatgaaaaaattcaaaagaagtGTGCGACATTTTTGTCAGCTTTTAATATGGGACATatcttttgttttaaaaaatttcataaatttttagtattctttttttttagagtttatATAATGCTTAAAAACTATAGATCAATGCCTCTATAAGCAAGATGCTGTAGAAAAATCCTGGGAAGAGTTCCAGAAAAGCAAGTGACTTCAAGAAATTTGATGTGCGATGCAGATACAAAccattatctattttttttctaaatttctgtgtattttgaataatttttaagaaaagaaatatgGCAAATTACTTTTCAATATTGCGAGCAACACTACTGAACAAAGTAAAaagaaatttgtattaaaaatattaatatgtcAAACTCAAGACTTTAGAGTTTATATTCAACATGCCCAAAATTCGATAGAGGGGAAGTGGggtcccaagaagcaattttttcttaatatagtcttatagaattccttaagtaaggcactatagaaccaaaaatctttttatgtgcttataacgctcttggttccatcactgagattactataagtaaagtggcacaCTTTTAAGGaacttaagagcttctataggaatttcaatagaaaattttcactttaagtattttaaaagtgcactaaaagacttgtttaatacccagttctataaggcagctattttacttcttggggtacctttgaatgtatgacagctttgaaattgggatttttctcctatgctCAAATGGAactaagccatatcataatgtaacttAAATTCTCAATCtctttgtgaagctaaattcacgataaggctcaatttatttacaaattcgttaaaaatccgaatttcaaaactgcctcagattcaaaggtgcctcacttccccttactattatttttttttatatgttttcgTTAATTAAACGATTTCTGGAAAATGATGTCGTACTATTTGTCTATCTGTGCGTCCGTTACCAAAACTAGAGGCTAAATATGAGAGACAGCGACTTGAGGTCATCAAAAGCCCCTTATAACTTTAATTAGAAAACTAAACTaatactttaattattttttccttgtttccTATCATTTCTGTTtggaaatatttctattttggaCTGTCCGGAAAACGCGGGACATTTTTGGATATCTTTTAAGAATATCAAAACGGaaattttgtctatctaaattatctTTCCATATAgaggaagtgcttataattttgataGGGTGCTTATAATCATCAATGTCCTAAGTTTaaagtgcaatatttttaatacaaattaaactttttgttattctcttttCAGAACAGTTGTTTAAAAACTCGACTAGCTGTTTATCCTCTTtgcttttttataaaattagtcttaatacgttttaaaaattaattgatacgTAGAGAAGAATTTGAccgtaattttggacaccttgctcgtaattttaaacaatttgctTTTATAATTTTGGGTAGacaatccgcctcaataggatgcccattattctccatttaaaaaactatcttaccaagtcttcTTCATGTATATGAGGaagaaccgtagaatgtcacaaggagACGGGAAAATTTCCGTTCAATAAAGCGAGTTGACTTCggcactccaagtacgtgcggattcgcgcattccctggccCTATTGAGGtttttctcactgcatctcgtttgtagagatgatgctctttGGTTTCTCTAGGCATTTATActacctagtcatcacaaaagctaaaactttacaaaatttcGAGACAGCAAATAACCTTTCCGAAGCAAGAAGTATCACTGACTGGTGAATCCCTTAGAAAATACCCCAACGTATTTCTCAAGGCAAATCTGACCTCAAGTCAATTGAACAAATCACTATTAACATGAataaacacaatattcaataaatatttaataatatcacttaaaaatatcgaggaaatattgttagtacttcaccactcagattcagatcttccggtgttcgccctGGGGattaaaaaactcaaaattttactccaaagctttcgactttAGGTATATGTTTTCCTCTGTAGGTcaattaagaattttttaatcaaCTGGAAAACATCTAACTTCTGGTCACAACTACACATCATCGCTAGATCTACTAGCAGACGTTAGATGTTtcccaatttataaaaaaaattctgaattgaCCCActctgaggaagacccataccaagggtcgaaagctttggagtaaaattttgagtttttaattgaggaaaatgctgcctctgacgaacaccggaataTCTGAATCCAATATAATCCATCAGATACCACACCTATAGAATATTCACCACTTAGCatcaatatttacaattttatatgCAATGAAGACAATATTCGATTTTGCTGAATATTAGCAATATATTCACGGTATTCTTATAGGTAGAACTCGCAGAATCACAAGTTGTTTGCCCCTTGATTAATGATGACTTATGGGATAAAAGCTTGTGGGAGCCATCGTACATAAATTATTGGGTCATTATTATTGGGGTTGTTGAATTATAGATGTGGCTAATATTATTATGCATTGATATCATCTTTGAAGCCAGCAAGAAATTCATATAGCGAATCTCCTCTTAGCACAATTATTAGTTATAGTCATATCTTAGTTAGTGTCACCTaaatatttcaagatatttGGAGCAGTTCccaaat encodes the following:
- the LOC129806319 gene encoding alpha-tocopherol transfer protein-like yields the protein MNTDKYECKLDSDLAVKARNELREDENLRSQSLDQLREWISKHPKIKRCRTDAKFLMRFLRTKKFSVPNALELLQNYLQTRKNLSYIFECLDPQDPDIDRLITNGIITILPEPDAFGCPVVLFQADNFDPKRSTVPHAMRLTNLIFEILSDDERSQICGITQIFDCSYISLELLGLFKVTHLKEFAQCWQTTFPLRHRIIYFVNMPTFAIALYNIFKSFLSEKLRNRLKVVDGWDIVRKDLGESVLPREFGGKIPNSDVFEAFKKRAYKYRDEILTLNDFDIESSENEVNFGNTHDADLDSAIVGSFRKIEVD